In the Phycisphaerales bacterium genome, CCCACGAGCAGGACCGTCTGCTTGGCGCCGCGCGGCGCGTAGGTCAGTTCGATCAGGCACGGCGGGTTCTCGCTGGCTTTGCCGACGTTGATCAGTCCTACGAGTTTGTTGCTCACCAGCGACTCACCCTTGATCACGCGGCACTTGAGGCGCCCCCTGGAGCTGCGCGCGAGCTTCTGCGCCTGGCTGGCGATGTACGTCGTCGTCGCGATGTTCGGCGGCGTCGCGGCGAGGCGGCGCGTGAAATTGGTCGAGTCCGCCAGGGCCAGGCCCTTGCGCATGGCGCTGGTCAGGTCCGCTTCATCGCAGGCGAGCTTGAGTGATTTGACTTTCGCCTCTTTCTTCGTGGTTGATTTGAAGTCGCTGAAGTCAAATGCCGCGAGGCCGATGCCCTCAGCCACCGCCTGCGCCAGCCGCTCGGCCGGCAGGGCGTCCGTCCCCAGGCCCGACATCTGCAGCGTCGCCGTGGAGGCGCCGATGCGATCGAGCGCCCGCACGACCGCAGCGCCGACTTGCCGCGCCGCGCGCCCGTCGAGTTTGGCGCGCTCGCCCAGGCCGACGAGGACGGCGCGCCAAGCGCCCGCGTCCACGAGGTGCGCCTCGGCGGTCTTTCCGTTCACCTCGGAGCGCTTCAGCGCCGCGGCGAGCGCGCCCTTCGCCGACTTGTCCCATCGCGCATCGCCGTCGCGCAGCACTTTGTCATCAAAAAAGAAGCACACGACTGCGGCGGACTTGGCGGCGGGACGGGCGGCGATCTCGATGCTCTGGTACACGAAGACTTCCTTTCACACGTGGCGTGCGCCCGCCGCTGCCCTGCAACTCTGCCCGGCAGCGGCGATGCGAGTGGAGAGTTTAGCGTCCGTAGTACCGGTGTCGCGCCGATCCGGTGCACTTGGTCGCTCCAGCATCCTGCGGCGGGACGCGAACTCCCCTACCGTTTGCCATGAAGACGCAGAATCTCTGG is a window encoding:
- a CDS encoding leucyl aminopeptidase family protein, with protein sequence MYQSIEIAARPAAKSAAVVCFFFDDKVLRDGDARWDKSAKGALAAALKRSEVNGKTAEAHLVDAGAWRAVLVGLGERAKLDGRAARQVGAAVVRALDRIGASTATLQMSGLGTDALPAERLAQAVAEGIGLAAFDFSDFKSTTKKEAKVKSLKLACDEADLTSAMRKGLALADSTNFTRRLAATPPNIATTTYIASQAQKLARSSRGRLKCRVIKGESLVSNKLVGLINVGKASENPPCLIELTYAPRGAKQTVLLVGKTICYDTGGLSLKINNGMKGMKYDKNGGMAVLGAMHAIAHGIKPTCKVVALLPAAENSISDEAYRPDDIITYLNGVSVEVTNTDAEGRLVLADALAWGEKKYKPDAIIDLATLTGGVVVALGATCAGLFCNDDALRGRIECAAEGTGDRVWRLPLWEDYREMMKSKHADIWNSAPVRHAHPIQGAAFLSYFVDEKTPWAHIDIAGTSNIESEQSPFVAGPTGFGVRLLASVLENWS